AAGACAGAATACATATCAAAAGTAGTTTTTTCATAGAGATAGTCCATAAGCAGTTTAGAGGTTATTGAATTATTTGCTGCTTCTATATTATCAAAATAATTAAGTCTACTTTTATATGTTTTGTCCTAAAAAAGTTTCGAAAATTGATAGGAAGTGGGAATTGCAATTACTTTTTAATGATTTTTATATTTCAGCAAAATCGGCCCATCTTCCGCAGGCAGCCCTTCCGGGGCATCGTCTTTCAGAAAGTTTCGTACATCTTCGGCCTGTGCAATTACTCCCTTTTTCAACAGGGTCGGACCAGCTTCCTTCGCTATGAGATTAAAAAGTTTCAGGTAAATTATTGCGTCACCGGAACGGACAGCTTCAGATGTTTGGGCACTGATGTCACTGCGGAAGCCACTGATAGGAGTATCCCGGCACATGGCAATGCCGCTGATTCCGGGCAGGGCACCGGAAAGGGATACTTCGTCACCATCCTTGATTTTGACCCCGTCAATATCATCCACGGGGGAGCCGTTAACGAAAATCGCCCGTACCCGTGTTTCTGCATAGTCAGAACTCAGTCCGATTATTTCAACCATGAATTCGCGGATGCTCATGCCGGAAGTTGCGTGAATGGTAACGCCCTTTTGCAGTAGGGTGGTTGTTCCCGGAATTCCGGCTTGTATAGTCACGGTCTTGAGATTTTCCTGCATGGCGGTCCTCGCAAAGATATGGGTGAATTGTGCTTGTATAGGTATAATTATCTGTAATTGTTAGTAATGATGCGCTGGAAAACAGTAGCTGTCAAATATCGAAATTAAGAAAGCCTGCCCGTAATAATTACGGACAGGCCTTAGTTGTTGGTATAGTTTGAAATAAATTATTTATTTTTTCTTTTTTGTGCTTCTTCTTCGCGCAAGGCACGGCGAAGAACCTTGCCGACCATGGTTTTGGGCAGGTCGCTACGGAATTCCACCTGTCGGGGAACTTTGAATCCGGCCAGCTTTTCGCGACAGTAACCGATAACCTCAGCGCGATCCATGCTTTCGCCTTCCTTAAGCACGATGTAGACCTTGATTATTTCTCCGCGAGTCTTGTGGGGTAGTCCGACAGTAACCGCTTCCTGAATTTTGGGATGTTTGTAGAGCACTTCATCCACCTCACGGGGGTAGATATTGTAACCGCTGGAGATGATCATGTCCTTCTTGCGGTCTACAATGTAGAAGTATCCTTCTTCATCCATGTAGGCGATGTCTCCGGTGTAGAGCCAGCCGTTACGCAGAGTTCCGGCGGTCTCGTCAGGCTTGTTGTAATAGCCTTTCATGACCTGCGGTCCACGGATGACAAGTTCACCCATTTTTCCGGGAGGCAACTGTACGCTACCTACTTCCATGTCCACGATGGCGGCGTCAGTGGAAGGCAGGGGCATGCCGATGGAGCCGGGTTTCTTTTTACCGAGCAGCGGGTTGATGTGAGTGACCGGTGAAGCTTCAGTTAGTCCGAATCCTTCAACAATGGTTGCTCCGAAAACTTCCTTGAACTGCTTGATTCCTTCCACAGGCATGGGCGAGGAACCGGATAGACAGTATTTCACCGAAGCTACATCGTATTTTTCCACTTCCTTCTGCTGTAACAGCGAAATATACAGGGCCGGGGCACCCGGAAAAAGGGTCGGCTTTAGTTTGTGCATGGTTTTGAGCACATCAAGAGGCACGTAGCGAGGAAAAGGAACCATGGTCGCGCCCAGCATGACGGGGAAGTTAAGACAGACGGTCAGTCCGTAAATGTGGAAATAGGGCAGGATACCCATTACTATTTCCTTTTCTTCACCCAGTTTATTGAGCATTGCGTGGGCCTGCTGCACATTTGCGCCGAGGTTGGCATGGGTCAGGTTGCAGCCTTTGGAAAGTCCGGTAGTACCACCGGTGTATTGCAGCAGAGCGGTATCTTCCGGCCTGATGTTCGGTGCACTGTAACGTTCCTTGCCTGCCAGCAGAATATCCCACTTGAGGACAGAAGAGTCGTTGTAGGGTACTTTGGGAGAGTTGTTTTCCCGCATGCATTTTACTTTGTAAAGCATGTTCAGGGGGAATTTGAGGGTATCAGAAATTCTGGTGACCAGATATTTACGTACCGGGAGTTTGTCGCGCAGCTTTTCCACCTTGGACCAGAGCAGATCGATGGTGATCAGCATTTTGGCTCCTGAATCACCAAGCTGGTGGACTATCTCGGTTTCCATGTACAGCGGATTGGTCAGGGTCACAATGGCCCCGGCCTTGAGGATCGCAAAATAGGTCATGATCATCTGCGGAGTGTTGGGCAGCATGATGGCGACCCGGTCTCCCGGTTCAATGCCCAGCTTACGCAGGTTGGCGGCCATGATTTCAACCTGCTGTTGCAGTTTGCCGTAGGTGATTGACCAGTTCTGGAATTCAATGGCTTTGCGTTTGGGCCATTTTTCAGCTGTCAGGTCCAGATATTCAAATAACGGGCGATATACAAAATCAATACTCTTTACTACATCCGAATCATAATGATCCAGCCACGGGCGTTTGATATCCACTCCTTACCTTCCCTTATCCTTAATTCAACGCATTGAATTATTAGTCTTTCCTGTATGGAAACGTAGCGGCTGACCTAAAAGATCCAACTGTTACGCAAGTTCCTAATCCCTCGCATGGGGCTCCATTTTCCTTTTAAAGAGGGGCGAGTATATTGATCTGTTTAGATTCTTGCAAGTTTGTATGTGTGCTTATTTGCGGGCTGATCTGGAAAAAAGATCCAGCAGGTAACTGGTCAGGGCTTGATTCGCTCCCTGTCCGCATTTTGAAAAGGGGCAGCCCAGTTCATAAGGCACTTCCATGGGGCGCGGGGTTCCGTGGTATACTACGGCATCGCGGCCAGATTTTGATTCCTTGACCAGAATCTGCATGGTGATGAAGCAGGTGTTCGGGCCGCTCCTGATGCGCTGAATTTCCGGGGTCCATTCATTAATCAGTACCGGATATTCCGCAAAAAAAGGATCGCCGTAGAACCCGTTATATGCGAATCCAACCCGCTGTGATTCTCCGGTCGCCGCAAGTTTGGGCGAAATAGAACCGACACGCGCTTCAATAAGATAGTTTGCAGTTCCGTCCGGAGTATACTGATAGCCGATTCCTTCTATGGATTTGATGATGTTCTGTTCCATAGGAACAACTCCGGCCTCAACTTTTCGCGGCAGGCCGTTTCCCTTGAGTTCGAAAAGCACAACTTGGACATTAAATGTTCCGGGGGTGGGATTGAATACAGTTATGGGTACGGCAGGTTTGGTCTCATGGCTGGCACATCCGTATAAAAAAATGAACAGACAGAGACAAAATAGTTTTACAAGGCCGGATTTTTTTAACATAAATACCCCTTAAGTTGTGTACACGATAATTTGCATCAGTTGTATATCAATACATGTGACCTAGCAATAACAAGGCTCTTTAGATTGAGCTGTTTTCTTGAAGTTCAAGAATAGGTGTATTTATTTTGAAAAAAAAGGTAATACCTTTAAGTGGCCGAAACAGGTATCCACTGTAAAACCTGTGAGGAAATAGGGCATAATCTGGGATTGATTGTGAGGGAGTCACTATATGCTGGACAATGAAATATTATTGGATGCCGGGACTAATGAATTCGAAATTATTGAGTTTTTTGTCGATGAAGTTGACGGAGGCAATGAAGACCGTGATTACTTCGGTATAAACGTGGCGAAGGTGCTTGAGGTTGTCGAGGCACCTTGCGGGTTGGAAGCAGCTGAAGGCGCTCCACATCCCAGCTATCTGGGAACTATGTCCCTGCGTGATATTATTCTTCCGGTTATTGATCTGGCTGTCTGGCTCGGTATTGAGCGTAAGGAGTCAGAGTTCGAACTCATCGTGGTTACCGAGATGAACAATGTCATTACCGGATTTTTGGTCACCGGAGTGACCCAGATTCACCGCATCGGCTGGGGAGACCTGAAAACGCCTAACAAATACATAGCGGATATGGATACCAACTGCATCACCGGAACCGTTCATCTTGAAGATCGGTTTGTCCTGATGATCGATCTTGAGAGAATTTTGGGTGAGCTTGATCCTGAAATGGCTGAACGAAGTGACGGTCAGGTTCATACCGCCCCTGAAAAGATGACTGCCGTATTAGTGGATGATTCCGTTTCCGTGCGCGCGCTGCTTAATAGAAATTTTGAGACTTCCAATTTTGAGGTCAAACTTTATACAAACGGGCAGGAGGCTTGGGAGGCTCTTCAAGAAATGAATGCTGAAGCCAAAGAGAGCGGCGGTGCCATCAATGATATAATTGATGTTGTTGTTTCTGATATTGAGATGCCCCAGATGGACGGCTACACCTTGACCAGACATATCAAGGAACATGCGGATCTATCCTGCCTGCCGGTAGTTCTCTTTTCCTCCTTGATCACCAAAGGACTCTACCACAAGGGTGAGGCGGTCAAGGCGGATGACCAGATCACCAAGCCGGAATTCAATGAGCTTACCGGGCGGGCCATTGCCCTCATTAACAAATACAGGGCCAAACGGCTGTCTGCATAATGTCCGCTTAAGTCAAATACTTAGAAAATTGTCCGTACCGTGCAGGGGCGTGCCTTTGCTGTTTGCCACAAACAAAATCCCCTTCGTTGTTTTACGAAGGGGATTTTGTTTGTTTATTTTTTAATCCAGCCGCGTCTTTTCATGCATTTTTCAAATGTTGTTGTGTAAGCGTAGTTTTCGGAAAACTCGGCTTCATAAGTGGTGGGTTCCGGCGGTGCTCCGTCGGTCTGCGCTCCTACCGGAACATTCTGCTGATTTTGGTTGTCGCAAAATTCCCGGTCGCGTTTGAAAATTTCCTTTTCCTTGGCCGGGTCGGCAATGTTCGGATTATGCCATGAACCACAACCTCCGAGTAGCAGCAGGGCCGCAGTCAGCAATAAGATTTTCTTCATTCAGGACTCCTTTAAAAATTATTCTGCCTTGAGATCGCGGGTCATCAGGTCGCGTACCGCTGTTGCAGGATCTTTGTCTTCGTATAAGATTTTGTAGACTTGTTCGGTTATGGGCAACTCTACTCCCAATTTTTTAGCCAGAAAATGAACCGACTCGGTTGTCTTCACTCCTTCGGCTACCATACGCATTTTCAGGATTTCATCCAGCTTCAGTCCCTGACCTAGCTTGAGGCCGACCTGTCTGTTACGTGAAAGGTCTCCGGTGCAGGTCAGTACAAGGTCGCCCATGCCGGAAAGCCCCATAAAGGTCGATGTCTGTGCGCCCATAGCTTCACCCAGCCTGCTCATCTCGGCTATTCCCCGGGTGATTAGGGCTGCACGTGTGTTATGCCCGAATTTCAGGCCGTCGGCCATACCTGCGGCAATTGCCATGATATTTTTTATGGCCCCGCCAATTTCAACACCCCGGTAATCGGGATTGGTGTAGATTCGCAAATAAGGTGTCGAGAAAAAATCCTGCACTTCCGCGGCCAGCTTTTCATCTTCACAGCCCAGTACGATGGAGGTCGGAAGTTCAGCACTTAGTTCGTAGGCAAAGGTCGGCCCGGAAAGGTGAGCGAATCTGGGGTTCAGCTCATCGAGAGTTTCATGAACCACCTGTGACATGGGTGCCCCGGTCTTTAATTCAATTCCTTTGCTGGCGCAGATAACCGCTGGATTTTCAGGGAAGTGCTGTTTCATATCAGCTAGGGCACTGCGCAGGAACTGGCTGGGAACTACAAGGATATAGTAGTCCGCACCCTGCATAACCTGCTGCGCATCGCTGCTGCATTTCAGGTCCGGGGAGAGTTTGAAATCAGGTAGAAATACTGAGTTGTATCCGGTTTTAGTTATTTCTTCGCAAAGTTTTTTTTCGCGTACCCAGAGGTGGGTATCATGTCCTTTTTTTGCAAGAGTATTGGCAAGGGTGGTTCCCCATGCTCCGGCTCCGATAACGGCAATTTTCATTTATTATCTCCTTGGAAATTGAATTCAGCGTGAATTTATTATCAAATCCAAGTTACCCGCCGTAGGGAAATTTAGCAACCTGTTCAAAAATGAAAGGGGGTTGTCGATAGTGAAAAAGAAAATTTGCATGGATCAAAGCAGCCATATATCATTATGTTGTTTTGAGAATTTTTAAAAAGGACAGCTGCATGATCCGTATTGAAAAAACAACTTTCCGTTTCACATTAGTAATGACCATTGAGCGTATGGGTAAAGATTTAAGCGTGAATCTTTACGGTGGGGATGAACCTCATATCGGGGCTGTTGCTCTGGCCGTACCTCACGCCGGTTTGCGTGACAGGGAAAAGGTCGATGGATCGGTTTCACTGCTGACCGTCTGTGGGCATAAAGAAGACGATCTGGCCCGCAAAATTTCCTATGAGCTGGCAACCTCATTTAACTGCACAGTCTCTGTGTCTTGCGGAATTCATCTTGAAAATGCCACGCCGCAGGAGATCGCTGATGTGCTGAAAGCAGCAGATGAAATGTTAAAGCAGTCTTTGGACGATTTGTCCTGATCTGTGTTGTTTTCGGGCCAGCATTGTGGAGTTCATACAGGCGTGGCTATGCTGTCTTTCTTGCAGCAGCAAGGGCCAGTCCGGCACCTACGAATAGTGAGCCGAAGATTCGATTTTGCATAAGCACTCTGGTTGGTGTGGAGAAACACTGGCGGACGGTTCCGGCCACACAAATTAAGTGCACAAGCAGCGCGAATTCAAGACCGGCTATCGGCATATCGTTTTCTTGGTTCCATAGCGCATTGAAGTATTCATTGATACAACCGCACCAGCACCCGGCGAAAGGCTGAAGATTATGGAAACAGCAACAAAAGATATCCAGATGGAAAACGGCATGGGCGGCAATCCTCTTAATTAGGGTAAGTGGTTGGGTGATTGGTCAGAGTTGTTATTTTTCCATGGAAAACGGATTTAAAAACTGGCGGCCCCAGAGAAGTTTTTTGTCGACCTCGCTTAGCTGCGCTTCTTCACAAACTTGATTCCAATTCTCGCGGATAGTTTCTTCAATGTGTTTGAAAATTGCTTGTGCGCTTTTTTTAGTGAGCAGAAAATTGTGCGCAGTTTCTAAACAAGTTTTTAATTGGCTGAGATTTTTGTTCCCGGAAATTTTCATGGCCTGTGAAGCCTCATTACCGCTGCGTCCCTGCGGGCAGATATCATAGGCCGGGGTCAGGGTCAGTTCCCGTCCGTCCCAGAAGGCTGCATGGTTCCGAGCATGATCGTCTGTGTTGCCGCTTAGGATGTTGAATACTAGACGAGAGAATAGTTCTTTGAGCGTCTGCTTGGGGCTGCTGAAGCGATGGCGGATGATTTCAGCGAAATCCTCGTAACTGGCATATCGTGATGTCATGTCATTCAGGCCGAAGATGGTCAGTGCGGAAACCATATTTTTGCGTGCCCAACTGTTTCCGTTTGGAGCGCGGTCAAATCGTTCAATAAGCAGAACATCTTTACCTACCGTTTTTTTCAGTTTTACCGGGGCCACGTCAAGTCCCGCAATCAAGGCCAAACGCATGGCAATGAATTCGGCTTTAACCACGCTGTAAAGGTCGGTGCTGGATGAAAATTTTGCTACATATTTTTTCCCCTGATCTTCGATCAAGGCTTTGGGGCGTGCGCCGCCGATGGAGCTGCCGTGAAATAACGCCTGATCCAGTTCAGGGGTTAGAGGGATTCCCTGTTCTACACGTTCAGCTGATTTTAATAATTCTTCAAGTGTTACGTTATTTGCAGAGCGGGGAATGTATTCTGTAGGAGATGTTTGAAAATCCAGCGCGCCGATACGGTCCGATCCTGATGACAGAAGATAGGTAAGCTCACTCAATTCCGCAGTATCCGCATTTGCCCCTTTGAGTCCTAATTGCCTATTAATTATGACTCGTCTGCCCCATGCGTCCGGGCCGCTGTCCCTGATACATCCGGGCATGTCAAGGCCGTCCGGCAAGGGGAGCCTTCCCGGTTGCAGGGGAAGCTCCGGTTCAAAAACAGATATGGCGGGCGATATTTCATGAACTCTTTCTAGATAACTTTTACCGTAGTTGAAATGAATTTCGTCGTTGTCCGCTTCCAGCTTTCCACAAACCACCGGAGTTGTTTCACCCGGGAGCCATATCCAGACGAAAGCTTCACTCTGATGTTTAGAAGTCATCATCCACATCCTTTACTTCAGATCTGATGCGTTGCGGCAGGAGGGTGATAAGCTTATTAGCTTGCTCAAGCCTTGTTGAAAGTGGAATCTTATTTTGTTCAAACAAATTAATACCCACGAGTGTTGCAAGTTCAAAGACCGAACCTATGGCACAAGTCATTTCGCCTTTCTCAATTTTTTGCAGTGTGTACCGTGATATTCCAGCCCGGTCAGCCAGACTCTGTTCAGACCATTTTTTTTGTTTGCGTAGGAGCTTAATCTGTCTGCCAAGCAGCAGGACGGCTTCCTGATTCTGTTTTGAGTAAGTTTTGTTGGGCATGGATAAACTTTAACTAAGATTGATTGTTTTTGCAACTTTTGATTGTTTTAACACTCATTAAAGGCTTTAATGAGTGTTAAAACAATCAAAGAATAAAACCCCCGGACTTTCGTCCGGGGGCAGCGTGCATTCTTACGGCAACCCAGTTGGCTCAGGTTGTGATACCAATGGAGTCGGTTTAGTTTTGCGGATAAGCAGTGTTGTCGGGCAGAATCTTCCACCAGTTCTTATCTAAACGTCCTGCTTTCACAGCTTCATCGTACCATTCGACAACCAATCCTTTTTTGAATCTCATTTTCTCTTTAACGAGCTTATCAAAGGGAACGCCTGCAAGCTTCTGAGCCTTTTCCTTGGTGGAGAAGTCAGGCACTTCGTAATTGGTTACACCGTGGTTTGCGAGAATGTTCTGAAGTTCCAGACGGGCCTGCATGGCCTTGTTGTTTGCTACACCCAGAAGGCGCAGGGTTTCACCGGGAGCATGGAAGAAAGAACCATGGCTGGCAATGGAGTAATCCCAGAGCCACTGTGCGGAACGAATGGTATTAATGGGCTTTTCCATTTCAGCTTCGGTTGCGCCTACTTCCCATGCCTTCTTGGCTAAAAGGTGCGCATTAGCAAGGCTGTTCATGGCGATAACATTCAGCTGGTTTTTACGCTTCAGTTTTTCTTCTACAATCTGCTTGAACTCTTCCTCGCTCTGGCGGTGGCAGGTCAGGCAGGAGTTTGCGATGTTGTTGAGCGGGCTCTGAATCTGGTGGTCAGAGAATTTTACACTGCCTTCCTGAACGTAAGGCATGTGGCAGTC
This DNA window, taken from Marinifilum sp. JC120, encodes the following:
- a CDS encoding type II toxin-antitoxin system HipA family toxin, whose amino-acid sequence is MTSKHQSEAFVWIWLPGETTPVVCGKLEADNDEIHFNYGKSYLERVHEISPAISVFEPELPLQPGRLPLPDGLDMPGCIRDSGPDAWGRRVIINRQLGLKGANADTAELSELTYLLSSGSDRIGALDFQTSPTEYIPRSANNVTLEELLKSAERVEQGIPLTPELDQALFHGSSIGGARPKALIEDQGKKYVAKFSSSTDLYSVVKAEFIAMRLALIAGLDVAPVKLKKTVGKDVLLIERFDRAPNGNSWARKNMVSALTIFGLNDMTSRYASYEDFAEIIRHRFSSPKQTLKELFSRLVFNILSGNTDDHARNHAAFWDGRELTLTPAYDICPQGRSGNEASQAMKISGNKNLSQLKTCLETAHNFLLTKKSAQAIFKHIEETIRENWNQVCEEAQLSEVDKKLLWGRQFLNPFSMEK
- a CDS encoding chemotaxis signal transduction protein CheV; this translates as MLDNEILLDAGTNEFEIIEFFVDEVDGGNEDRDYFGINVAKVLEVVEAPCGLEAAEGAPHPSYLGTMSLRDIILPVIDLAVWLGIERKESEFELIVVTEMNNVITGFLVTGVTQIHRIGWGDLKTPNKYIADMDTNCITGTVHLEDRFVLMIDLERILGELDPEMAERSDGQVHTAPEKMTAVLVDDSVSVRALLNRNFETSNFEVKLYTNGQEAWEALQEMNAEAKESGGAINDIIDVVVSDIEMPQMDGYTLTRHIKEHADLSCLPVVLFSSLITKGLYHKGEAVKADDQITKPEFNELTGRAIALINKYRAKRLSA
- a CDS encoding NAD(P)-dependent glycerol-3-phosphate dehydrogenase, yielding MKIAVIGAGAWGTTLANTLAKKGHDTHLWVREKKLCEEITKTGYNSVFLPDFKLSPDLKCSSDAQQVMQGADYYILVVPSQFLRSALADMKQHFPENPAVICASKGIELKTGAPMSQVVHETLDELNPRFAHLSGPTFAYELSAELPTSIVLGCEDEKLAAEVQDFFSTPYLRIYTNPDYRGVEIGGAIKNIMAIAAGMADGLKFGHNTRAALITRGIAEMSRLGEAMGAQTSTFMGLSGMGDLVLTCTGDLSRNRQVGLKLGQGLKLDEILKMRMVAEGVKTTESVHFLAKKLGVELPITEQVYKILYEDKDPATAVRDLMTRDLKAE
- a CDS encoding XRE family transcriptional regulator — protein: MPNKTYSKQNQEAVLLLGRQIKLLRKQKKWSEQSLADRAGISRYTLQKIEKGEMTCAIGSVFELATLVGINLFEQNKIPLSTRLEQANKLITLLPQRIRSEVKDVDDDF
- a CDS encoding long-chain fatty acid--CoA ligase; translation: MDIKRPWLDHYDSDVVKSIDFVYRPLFEYLDLTAEKWPKRKAIEFQNWSITYGKLQQQVEIMAANLRKLGIEPGDRVAIMLPNTPQMIMTYFAILKAGAIVTLTNPLYMETEIVHQLGDSGAKMLITIDLLWSKVEKLRDKLPVRKYLVTRISDTLKFPLNMLYKVKCMRENNSPKVPYNDSSVLKWDILLAGKERYSAPNIRPEDTALLQYTGGTTGLSKGCNLTHANLGANVQQAHAMLNKLGEEKEIVMGILPYFHIYGLTVCLNFPVMLGATMVPFPRYVPLDVLKTMHKLKPTLFPGAPALYISLLQQKEVEKYDVASVKYCLSGSSPMPVEGIKQFKEVFGATIVEGFGLTEASPVTHINPLLGKKKPGSIGMPLPSTDAAIVDMEVGSVQLPPGKMGELVIRGPQVMKGYYNKPDETAGTLRNGWLYTGDIAYMDEEGYFYIVDRKKDMIISSGYNIYPREVDEVLYKHPKIQEAVTVGLPHKTRGEIIKVYIVLKEGESMDRAEVIGYCREKLAGFKVPRQVEFRSDLPKTMVGKVLRRALREEEAQKRKNK